The stretch of DNA TCACCCAGCCAACCTTGACCGTGCACGGCCGCGGCGGCTCTTCCATGACCATGGAGACCCTGGAGGTCCCTCTCCTACTCAGCGCCCTGCTCCTGTCACCTGCAGAAGCTCAGCAGGGTAGGACCTGATCTGGACCTGGTGGGGCGGTCAGcgggggacaggggtggggagacTCCTGGGAGGAACTCACCTATAGGCTCACCGTCTCCCCATTTTTCATGATGAGCAACCAAGACCTCTGAAAGGAGGGCCAGGCAGAGGAGGAATGGGGCCAGACCCCTCTTGGAGCCCCCCCCCATCCCACACTCCCTCGGGGCCTCTCCCCCCATCCGTGAGATGCTCCCAGGCCCCTCCTGTTCTCTAGAACGGGTCTCTGACACCCAGCACCCCATCCGCATTCCCCAgcacccttccccctccccttctgggGGGGTCAGACCCCTGGCCTGGCGCCAGCTCTGAGTCCCACCTGCTCTACCTCCGGACAGCCTCGCAGTACCGCCCGAAGCCCTGGCTGGTGGGCCTGGCTGCCGTCGTGGGGTTCCTGTTTATCGTCTTCGTCCTCATGCTGGTTAATCGCATCTGGTGCTCCAAAAAGAGGTGggagcccctctccccactccccacagcCACTGTCCctgtcctcctcttctccccaaagtgctgggcatctctcctgcttcctgaCTCTCTctggtcccctccctcctgcctccccatttccctgctcctgctcagacAGGCCTCACAGCCTCACAGTCTGGGACAGCCGTGCAGCCCAGACACCCTGCTTTGTGGGGTTCATGTGCCCCAGCCAGGGGAGACTCTGAAGGCGAcctcctgcccttcactcaccTTCACCCCCGGTCTCTTGCAGAGCTGAGGATGAGGAGTTCGCATTCGGTATGGAGTCCAACCCCTATCAGGACACAGCCCTGAGGTACTGCCTGTGTGAGTGCGTGTGGGTGTGTGCAGGGCTAGGGGGTTTGTGGGAGCCCTTCGGGGGGTGAGGAGAGATGGGTGTGCACAGATGACCTCTTTCTGTTCTTGAACTCCTCAAACACAtttctgccccaggacctttgtacACACTATTCTCACTGATTGGAACAGCCTTTCCTGTATCTTCTGGCTGGCTCCTCCTTCAGTCCCTGTTCAGATATTTCCTCCTCGAAGAAGGCCACCCTGGCTACCAGCCTGCCTGACACTGTGCCCCACAGCTGTGCGTTCTTTGCACTAACCACCAGCTGAAATTATCTTAGTCATTACACCCTTTCTTGACGCTAGCTGGTAGTTTCCAACAGATGAATAGAGCATAGCTTTGGTCCTAGCTGTGTTCCCAGGGCTCAGCATGggacttggcacacagtaggcctgTTAAACAAGACCGGGGTGTCAGATTGAGTAGGTGTCTGTGCACGAGCATGCGATCTGGGATGGGTGACTCTCCTGGACTCCGTGTTTTCTATGGTCCCGACTGGTTCCAGACATGATTCTGGTCGAAGgctcagggaggaggcagggctgggggccctTTTCGTGTAATATCCCAGCTTGGGCAAAGTTGGGGGTTGGGAATAGGAGTGCAGGAGATGGGAGGAAGCCAACCTGACCAGAAGATTCTCAGCCAAGCCCAAGATGTATTTTGAGGGAGAGATGCAATCCCAATTGTTTGCTTTGTCTGAGACCCAGTGCAGGGCCTATGAAATGTGATTCTCATTCCCAGGATGTGCTGGAGGTTCTTGAACCCACCCGAGCTCCCGTGTTGGTAGTTTTCTCCCTGCCCactcatccctccatccatccatccacccaccacccatccacccacccacccactcatccatccatccacccatccatccatccatccacccacccacccactcatccatccatccatccatccacccacccacccactcatccatccatccatccacccatccatccatccacccacccacccactcatccatccatccatccacccatccatccatccacccatccatccatctacccacccacctacccatgCCTCACTTTCCAACCATCCATCATTCACCATCACTCTCCCTACCCAGTAACCCattgatccattcatcttttgtACATTGCCATTCGCCCACCCACTTATACTCCCATCCATTGATCcgtccttctcttcttcttcctgctCATTCACTCATCTTCCTATTCACTTGCTCGTCTCTCCATGCAGCTGTCCATTCACCTAACCACTTACCTGCCCAtcgcccatccatccatccacccgcccacccaaccatccatccattcattccctTACCCGCCCATCTACCTCCTCACCCACCCGTCCATCCACCGATCCACTTCCCGCACCCAAGAGCCCAAtgatctatccatccatccacgcTTCCACACTCCTGTCCAACCAGCCATCCGCCCCTCATTCTTTCTCTAATTAACCTCCCACGCTGTGTATCTATTCAACCCTCCACTGCAACCTTCTGGTCACTTCTCTACCTTATCTACCTATTCATCCATCTTCCCACCCATctccatccacctgtccatccatggGGTGGTTGAGTCTTAGTTTCTGCCTTTGTGAAATGGAACTAGCGAGGCTTCCTCTGTTTTGAGGACTGCTTTGAGAATTCAGCAACGGTGCAGAACACCTGGCCCAGGTAGGTGCCAGTTAAATGGGAGTGACTGTTTCTCATTGTGGTCTGGGCCCTTTGTATCCCTACAGTGAAGAAggcaagagggagaggaaaggggagatgAAGGACCAGAAGGGCAAGACGgctgagaaagaaggagaaacgAACTCAgggctggagctggaggagaagGAGACCGGAGATTATGGGAAGGTCGCGAACACAGCCATGTGAAGAGTCGACTCTCGCTTCCTCCAGGCAGCTGCCCAGAGATGCCCCTTCCATACCATGTAAGCAATGGCCCAGATGTGAAACCACCATAATAACTCCATGTAGAATCGAGAGCACCCAGTGAAGAGGCGTGGGACGTGCCCTGCCCTGCCAGGGAGGGCTCCGTGTGCGCATGTGTGGGCTCTTTCTGACTTGTCCCCCTAGTGATTCTTCTTGCACTTGGACCGCGTTCTTGGCTGTGGAGAAACCCCCAAGCCCTTACCATCTCATGGCTCCCcctacttctccccctgcctgattttttttccctctccctgctgtctGTTGGCCAGAacctcctcctgccccactcaGCCTCGGGGACCAACACCGGGTAGGGGTTGCTTTTCCGAGACCTGCATTAAAGAATTGATAAGAGCCGTTCAGAAGGGTTCCTGTTGTCTCTTGGGCTCAGCTTCCCCCTGGGGGAGGCAGATTTTGGGGTTGGGGTCAATGCTCGTGCAGGTATGGGAGAGCAGGCTGCACGGTGCCCAGatgctgcccctgccccccccaccccggccctctCCCTGCAATCTTGATTTTGCTCCCTGAGCCCTGGACTTTGAGCCCTAAGAGCACCATATCCTAGGGAATTCTCACTGCCCCACCCCTCGGCTGGGGGTCATGTGACCCCATTCCCGGGAACTGGGTAGGGGAGGGTGTGTGCCCCAGCGCTCTGAGTTCCCCTGGGAAGGGGCAAGTACTTTCTCCTCCCAGTTTCCAACCTCCCCTTTCACCTCACTTTCTCCGGGCCCTGGACCTTGCCCTGGATGTTAACTATTTCTTAGTAAGGACCTTGACGAAGACGCATCCGGGCTTGGTTCTGGGGCTGGTCGCTGGGGTTGCTGGTAGGATGTAACCAAGGCTGCTAGAACACTTCCAGAATCGTCCACCAGGGggtgcaaaaaataaataaaatcaagataatACAGGCCCTTAGAGATGCTCCCGGGGAGCCCCGGGCATCGCCGTCCTCTGCCTCCATCAGTGCACAATGAGTCCCGTTTCCCAGCTGAAAATGGGGAGGCGTAGAAAGAGGGACGCCACCGGCCAGGTCTCGCGGGCTGCCgttggcagagctgggatgaaGGCCAGGCGGCCCGCATGGTGAGGGGGTTTATAGGCTCTTTATAGGCTGAGGTTGGGTTTGGAGGTTAATGCCCTAGGATGGGAGAGGGTTGGAGCGCTGGGGGGGGCCGTTCCTGGCTGTGAATCCTAGCTGGGAGCACGGTGTCCCTCTGGAATGCTGTGTGGCCCCGGCAAGTTAGCCCCTCATCTGCACCCTGAGGACAAGAGTTAGGAGGCTTGAAGCAGCTTCCAGGGCTCAAGAGCCACGGCAAGGCCTGGAGCACCGTAGGCGCTCAGGAGATGCGTCCCCACCTTTCCTGAGCCTCTCCCGTAGCTCTGGCTGTGGGGGGAGGAGGCCAAGGGGGACCTTAGGGAGACAAGGTGCTGGGATGCCTTGGACGCCGGATCCCTCCCCAGCAGACCCAGAACCCCGGGAAGGGggccccatccccccacttcctGCAGCACTGGCCACACCCTGCCCTGGGGTGTCCCGGGCAGGCCACTTCCTCTTCTAATGGGGTGGCATCCCCAGAACCCGCTGGCTAGAGGCGAGGACAGACGGACAAGGATGGACAGATTCCGGGTGACCGCTGGCCCAGTCTCCCTTCTGACGGCTCTGGTCCTGCAGCCGGTTCAGGCCCAACCCTGCTGTAAGGCCTcgggagggagaggaggtgggaagggagctccccccacccctccccatttcccccccctgccccccccgcATGGCCCAGCTGCTGACCCTGCCCCATCCTGCCCGCAGTTGCCCAGAGGAAGCCGTggctggtggggctgggggccatGCTGgccaccctcttcctcctcttcatcctCACAGTGGTCTACGCCATCTGGTGCAGCCAGTCCCGTGACAGGtgggccctgctcctgccctgctcCTGCCTGAGTCCCTCCCCTGTGGAACCCGAGGGGCTCagagccccttccctcccccttgtCCTTGCAGAGTGTcccaggaggcagggcagggccccGGGGGGAATTCTTTGATTCAGAACCCAGGGAGCCTCATAGAACCTCACTGCCTTCcctcctgactctctgcctgaaaAGCAAGGGGGCTTCCCTGAGTCCCCAGGGCTCTCGTGTGTGTCAGATGGGATCCATAAGGTCCTCATCACCTCCCTTCAAACCCCACACATTTATCCGTCCCTCCGTCCggtcctgtgtgtgtgtccatcccGCTGTCTGCACCTCCAtccaccttccccccaccctgcatCCGcacgtccatctgtccatccgtctACCCATCCACTCATTCGCCTAGCCGTCCACGGATCGGCCTGTCTCCCTGGCTCTCTGCCAGTTCCCTCACCCACGGTCCTGAGACCCAGGAGGCCAGGGCGGCCGGATGTGAAGAGCCAGGTTCGGGCTCCCGGAGCTCCTGCGTGGGCTCCCGAGCGTGCTTCTTGTTCAAACAGCACCGGTGCCCTAACCTGTCTGAGCTCAGCTCAGCTTCTGCACGGTGGGAGCCACAGGAGTGCAGGCTCAGAGGTTCAGGGGGGATCGTGAGGCCTGGACACGAAATTCTTATGATGTGGGGTTTTCTGGACCCTTGTTTCCGcagcaagaaagagaaggaagagggggctgtgagagaagaggagaaagaagccgAGGGCAACGGggggctggagctggaggagaaAGGGGGGGCCTCCAAACCGCGAGAGAGTGGAGAGCTCCTCTGAATGAAGGCTTCCCacctgcctcctccaggcaggCCTCCCAGAGATGCCCAATGCCTGTTCTGCACCCTACAAGCAAAGAGCTGGTCCTGGGGCCAGTGAAATGATCCCATGTGGGGTTCAGATGAAGTGTCCCTGAATGAGGAGGGCTCAG from Neovison vison isolate M4711 chromosome 6, ASM_NN_V1, whole genome shotgun sequence encodes:
- the LOC122910824 gene encoding small integral membrane protein 24-like, yielding MTMETLEVPLLLSALLLSPAEAQQASQYRPKPWLVGLAAVVGFLFIVFVLMLVNRIWCSKKRAEDEEFAFGMESNPYQDTALSEEGKRERKGEMKDQKGKTAEKEGETNSGLELEEKETGDYGKVANTAM
- the LOC122910825 gene encoding small integral membrane protein 24-like is translated as MGWHPQNPLARGEDRRTRMDRFRVTAGPVSLLTALVLQPVQAQPCFAQRKPWLVGLGAMLATLFLLFILTVVYAIWCSQSRDSKKEKEEGAVREEEKEAEGNGGLELEEKGGASKPRESGELL